Proteins encoded together in one Cryptosporangium aurantiacum window:
- a CDS encoding enolase C-terminal domain-like protein has protein sequence MGSPTVVRVEAVPVAGHDSMLLNLSGAHGPFFTRTIVLVTDSGGNVGVGEVPGGEAIRRLIDEAGATLINEPIARYGSLLNRIAATYAHLDATGRGSQTYDLRTTVHAVTALESALLDLLGQHLGVPVAELLGDGQQRSSVPMLGYLFYVGDRNRTDLPYHAESDPADDWERLRREPALTPDAIVALAEAAHARYGFADFKLKGGVFAADEEIAAVEKLAARFPRARITIDPNGAWPLADAVALCRDRGGVLAYAEDPVGAEGDLSGRETMAEFRRATGLRTATNMIATDWRQLAHAVRGAAVDIPLADPHFWTMRGSVRVAQLCADFGLTWGSHSNNHFDVSLAMFTHVGAAAPGEITALDTHWIWQDGQRLTRAPLRIRDGAITVPDEPGLGVEIDRDALAAAHELYRAHGLGARDDTVAMQYLVPGWTFDPKRPCLVVRT, from the coding sequence ATGGGCAGCCCTACGGTGGTGCGCGTCGAAGCGGTGCCGGTTGCCGGGCACGACAGCATGCTGCTGAACCTCAGCGGCGCCCACGGGCCGTTCTTCACCCGCACGATCGTGCTGGTCACCGACAGCGGCGGCAACGTGGGCGTCGGCGAGGTCCCGGGTGGTGAGGCGATCCGCCGCCTGATCGACGAGGCCGGTGCGACCCTGATCAACGAGCCGATCGCCCGCTACGGCAGCCTGCTCAACCGCATCGCGGCAACCTACGCCCACCTGGACGCCACCGGCCGCGGCTCGCAGACCTACGACCTGCGCACCACCGTTCACGCGGTCACAGCACTGGAGTCCGCGCTGCTCGACCTGCTCGGCCAGCACCTCGGGGTGCCGGTTGCGGAGTTACTCGGCGACGGACAGCAGCGGTCGAGCGTCCCCATGCTCGGGTATTTGTTCTATGTGGGGGACCGGAACCGGACCGACCTGCCGTACCACGCGGAGAGCGATCCGGCCGACGACTGGGAGCGGCTCCGCCGCGAACCGGCCCTCACGCCGGACGCGATCGTCGCGCTCGCCGAGGCCGCACACGCGCGCTACGGGTTCGCCGACTTCAAGCTCAAGGGCGGGGTGTTCGCGGCCGACGAGGAGATCGCGGCGGTCGAGAAGCTCGCGGCCCGGTTCCCGCGCGCGCGGATCACGATCGACCCGAACGGTGCCTGGCCGCTCGCCGACGCGGTCGCGCTGTGCCGGGACCGGGGCGGGGTGCTCGCGTACGCCGAGGACCCGGTCGGCGCGGAGGGTGACCTGTCCGGCCGGGAGACGATGGCCGAGTTCCGCCGCGCGACCGGCCTGCGGACGGCGACGAACATGATCGCGACCGACTGGCGTCAGCTGGCGCACGCGGTGCGGGGTGCGGCCGTCGACATCCCGCTGGCCGACCCGCATTTCTGGACGATGCGCGGCTCGGTGCGCGTCGCACAGCTCTGTGCCGACTTCGGCCTGACCTGGGGCTCGCACTCCAACAACCATTTTGACGTGTCGCTGGCGATGTTCACGCACGTCGGGGCGGCGGCGCCGGGGGAGATCACCGCGCTGGACACGCATTGGATCTGGCAGGACGGCCAGCGGCTCACGCGTGCGCCGCTACGCATTCGCGACGGTGCGATCACCGTGCCGGACGAGCCCGGACTCGGCGTCGAGATCGACCGCGACGCGCTCGCCGCCGCGCACGAGCTCTACCGGGCGCACGGGCTCGGGGCGCGCGACGACACGGTCGCGATGCAGTACCTGGTTCCGGGTTGGACGTTCGATCCCAAACGACCCTGTCTGGTGGTGCGGACATGA
- the kdgD gene encoding 5-dehydro-4-deoxyglucarate dehydratase has product MPPSELAARLRTGLLSFPVTHFDEQLAFDEPRYRDHLAWQTEFGVAGLFAGGGTGEGFSLTSGEIDAVVRAAVDEVGARVPVVAPATGGTAQAVEQAIAAQRAGAAGLLLLPPYLTEASQEGLIAHVSAVCRATDLGVVVYSRGNAVLEDVTVAALADRHPNLVGLKDGVGDIERMTRTYAKVGERLLYIGGLPTAETFALPLLQLGVSTYSSALYNFVPRFALRFFDAVRAQDRDAVYGMLNDFVIPYLDIRNRARGYAVSIIKAGLNTVGRNGGRVRPPLTDLTPAEQTDLAALVDKVT; this is encoded by the coding sequence ATGCCCCCTTCCGAACTGGCCGCCCGCCTGCGGACCGGCCTGCTCTCGTTCCCGGTGACGCACTTCGACGAACAGCTCGCGTTCGACGAGCCCCGGTACCGGGACCACCTGGCCTGGCAGACCGAGTTCGGCGTCGCCGGCCTGTTCGCCGGTGGGGGCACCGGCGAGGGTTTCTCGCTCACGTCCGGCGAGATCGACGCCGTGGTACGCGCCGCCGTCGACGAGGTCGGCGCGCGCGTGCCGGTCGTCGCACCGGCCACCGGCGGCACCGCGCAGGCCGTGGAACAGGCGATCGCCGCCCAGCGCGCGGGCGCCGCCGGGCTCCTGCTGTTACCGCCGTACCTCACCGAAGCCAGCCAGGAGGGCTTGATCGCGCACGTCAGCGCGGTGTGCCGAGCGACCGACCTCGGGGTTGTCGTCTACAGCCGGGGTAACGCGGTGCTCGAGGACGTCACGGTCGCCGCGCTGGCCGACCGGCACCCGAACCTGGTCGGGTTGAAGGACGGCGTCGGGGACATCGAGCGGATGACCCGCACCTACGCGAAGGTCGGCGAGCGCCTCCTCTACATCGGAGGGCTGCCGACCGCGGAGACGTTCGCGCTGCCGCTGCTCCAGCTCGGCGTCAGCACGTACTCGTCGGCGCTCTACAACTTCGTGCCCCGGTTCGCGCTGCGCTTCTTCGACGCGGTCCGCGCCCAGGATCGCGACGCCGTCTACGGCATGCTCAACGACTTCGTCATCCCGTACCTGGACATCCGTAACCGCGCCCGCGGCTACGCGGTCTCGATCATCAAGGCCGGCCTGAACACGGTCGGACGTAACGGTGGCCGGGTCCGTCCACCGCTGACCGACCTGACCCCGGCCGAGCAGACCGACCTCGCCGCGCTGGTCGACAAGGTCACCTGA
- a CDS encoding aldehyde dehydrogenase (NADP(+)) produces MTDVPSIDPRTGDVAEIVAAETTTAEVAALCRVADAASRPLEDLGRDGRAALLDALAAALEDAATEVVALADRETALGTTRLTGELARTCYQLRLFGEVLREGGYLEATIDHPADTPMGPRPDLRRMLVPIGPVAVFGASNFPLAFSVPGGDTASALAAGCPVVVKAHGSHPATSQRCYEVLAGAAEQFGAPPGTLGIVHGQQAGADLVAHPLVRAVGFTGSTAGARALLAIIEKRADPIPFYGELSSLNPLVVTRAAAADRAADIGAGFVASFTLGGGQFCTKPGLAFVPTGPDGDALVEAARRAVAALDPVVLLNERIAESYAAGAARLAQAPGVSVVRTGTMRAGGVPVLLTTSARALPPEVVEECFGPIAVLARYRDDAELRTAIERLPSSLTATVHRGPGETELPDALAGWLRPRAGRLVFDGYPTGVAVSWAQHHGGPWPATNTQHTSVGTAAIRRFLRPFTWQNAPQEVLPAELRDAYGAIPRRINGTLHPTA; encoded by the coding sequence ATGACGGACGTGCCGAGCATCGATCCGCGCACCGGCGATGTCGCCGAGATCGTCGCGGCGGAGACCACGACGGCCGAGGTCGCTGCGTTGTGTCGCGTGGCGGACGCGGCCTCTCGCCCCCTCGAAGACCTCGGCCGGGACGGGCGCGCCGCGCTGCTGGACGCCCTCGCCGCGGCACTGGAAGACGCCGCCACCGAGGTCGTGGCGCTGGCCGACCGGGAGACCGCGCTGGGCACCACCCGGCTGACCGGCGAGCTCGCCCGCACCTGCTACCAGCTGCGGCTGTTCGGCGAGGTCCTGCGGGAGGGCGGTTACCTCGAAGCCACGATCGACCACCCGGCCGACACCCCGATGGGGCCGCGGCCGGACCTGCGCCGGATGCTGGTGCCGATCGGCCCGGTCGCGGTGTTCGGCGCGAGCAACTTCCCGCTGGCGTTCTCGGTGCCCGGCGGCGACACCGCTTCGGCGCTGGCCGCGGGCTGCCCGGTCGTGGTCAAGGCGCACGGCTCGCATCCGGCGACGTCGCAGCGGTGTTACGAGGTCCTGGCCGGTGCCGCGGAACAGTTCGGAGCACCGCCCGGCACGCTGGGCATCGTCCACGGGCAGCAGGCGGGCGCCGACCTCGTCGCGCACCCGCTGGTTCGTGCGGTCGGCTTCACCGGATCCACCGCGGGCGCCAGGGCGCTGCTCGCGATCATCGAGAAGCGCGCCGACCCGATCCCGTTCTACGGCGAGCTGAGCAGCCTCAACCCGCTCGTCGTCACGCGCGCCGCCGCTGCGGACCGCGCCGCCGACATCGGAGCCGGGTTCGTCGCGTCGTTCACGCTCGGCGGTGGCCAGTTCTGCACGAAGCCCGGCCTCGCTTTTGTCCCCACCGGCCCGGACGGCGACGCGCTGGTGGAGGCCGCGCGCCGGGCAGTCGCGGCTCTCGACCCGGTCGTGCTGCTCAACGAGCGGATCGCGGAGTCGTACGCGGCCGGTGCGGCGCGGCTCGCGCAGGCTCCCGGCGTGTCGGTGGTGCGGACCGGGACGATGCGTGCGGGTGGGGTTCCGGTGCTGCTCACGACCAGCGCTCGCGCGCTGCCGCCGGAGGTGGTCGAGGAGTGTTTCGGTCCGATCGCGGTGCTCGCCCGTTATCGGGACGACGCTGAGCTGCGCACCGCTATCGAGCGGCTACCGTCCTCGCTCACCGCCACCGTGCACCGCGGCCCGGGTGAGACCGAGCTGCCCGACGCGCTGGCCGGTTGGCTGCGTCCGAGGGCCGGGCGGCTGGTTTTTGACGGGTACCCCACCGGCGTCGCGGTGTCCTGGGCGCAGCACCACGGCGGGCCGTGGCCGGCGACGAACACCCAGCACACGTCGGTCGGCACCGCGGCGATCCGGCGGTTCCTCCGGCCGTTCACGTGGCAGAACGCACCGCAGGAGGTCCTGCCCGCCGAGCTGCGGGACGCCTACGGCGCGATCCCACGCCGCATCAACGGCACCCTCCACCCGACCGCCTGA
- a CDS encoding ABC transporter permease — protein sequence MTTDTAVRPAAAVAPRKLQLARLRDLALVPAIVVIAIVGYLVNPVFLSSDNLVNILQTMAEIGLLVLAQTLVLIAGKMDLSLESTFGLAPGLAAWLIVEPGVTHGLGALPGWAGVPLTLAVGAVIGLINGLLIVRFRLHGFVVTLGMLIVLRGLLTGISGGQTFFGLPESMMYLGSTVWLGVPVSVYVCFALFAVGIGVLGYTRVGRSLYAIGGNADAARAAGIRTDRVLWVVLVVASMLAALGGLMLSGRLASVAAAQGNGAIFTVFAAAVIGGVSLNGGKGTVFGAFTGILLLYVIQNVLTLAGVPAQWIAALNGAIILCALIISRITSGKAQE from the coding sequence ATGACCACTGACACGGCAGTTCGGCCGGCGGCCGCTGTCGCGCCGCGGAAGCTCCAGCTGGCGCGCCTGCGTGACCTGGCCCTGGTACCGGCGATCGTGGTGATCGCGATCGTCGGTTACCTGGTCAACCCGGTGTTCCTCAGCTCGGACAACCTGGTCAACATCCTGCAGACGATGGCCGAGATCGGTCTGCTGGTGCTCGCCCAGACCCTGGTGCTGATCGCCGGCAAGATGGACCTCTCGCTGGAGTCGACGTTCGGCCTGGCGCCGGGGCTCGCGGCGTGGCTGATCGTCGAGCCGGGTGTCACCCACGGGCTCGGCGCGCTGCCCGGCTGGGCAGGTGTGCCGCTGACGCTCGCGGTCGGCGCGGTGATCGGCCTGATCAACGGTCTGCTGATCGTCCGGTTCCGGCTGCACGGCTTCGTCGTCACGCTCGGCATGCTGATCGTGCTCCGCGGACTGCTCACCGGCATCTCCGGCGGCCAGACGTTCTTCGGCCTGCCGGAGTCGATGATGTACCTGGGGTCCACGGTCTGGCTCGGGGTGCCCGTCTCCGTGTACGTCTGCTTCGCGCTGTTCGCGGTGGGTATCGGCGTGCTGGGGTACACCCGGGTCGGTCGCTCGCTGTACGCGATCGGCGGCAACGCCGACGCGGCCCGGGCCGCCGGTATCCGCACCGACCGCGTGCTGTGGGTGGTGCTCGTCGTCGCGAGCATGCTCGCCGCGCTCGGCGGCCTGATGCTCTCCGGACGCCTGGCCTCGGTCGCCGCCGCACAGGGCAACGGCGCGATCTTCACGGTGTTCGCCGCCGCGGTGATCGGCGGCGTCAGCCTCAACGGCGGCAAGGGCACGGTTTTCGGCGCGTTCACCGGCATCCTGCTGCTGTACGTGATCCAGAACGTGCTGACGCTGGCCGGCGTCCCGGCCCAGTGGATCGCGGCGCTGAACGGCGCGATCATCCTGTGCGCTTTGATCATCTCCCGGATCACCAGCGGGAAGGCGCAGGAATGA
- a CDS encoding aldo/keto reductase, translating into MNSLGGTDLVVSPIGLGAAGLGGEYGAVEPATARATVRAALDAGITLIDVSPYYGRTTAETVLGSALKGVNRGSYVLATKVGRYDVDEFDFSADRVRRSVEESLRRLGTDHIDLIQCHDIEFGDLDQVVEETLPALRALQEKGVVRAVGITGYPLPALVSVAGRAPVDTVLSYCHYTLQCRTLAARIPFFADRGIGVLNASPLSMGLLTEAGPPDWHPAPAALRAACAEAAAFCRREGTDLARLALQFAVTLPGVASTIVGAVDPESVTRNVAWASEPLDTELLRAVEAILGDALDVEWPVGRPENS; encoded by the coding sequence ATGAATTCACTCGGGGGTACCGACCTCGTCGTCAGCCCGATCGGGCTGGGCGCCGCGGGCCTCGGCGGCGAGTACGGCGCGGTCGAACCGGCGACCGCGCGGGCCACCGTGCGTGCCGCGCTCGACGCCGGAATCACGCTGATCGACGTGTCCCCGTACTACGGGCGTACCACCGCCGAGACGGTGCTGGGCTCCGCCCTGAAAGGCGTCAACCGAGGCTCGTACGTTCTCGCGACCAAGGTCGGCCGGTACGACGTCGACGAGTTCGACTTCTCCGCCGACCGGGTGCGGCGCAGCGTCGAGGAGAGCCTGCGCCGGCTCGGCACCGACCACATCGACCTGATCCAGTGCCACGACATCGAGTTCGGGGACCTGGATCAGGTCGTGGAGGAGACCCTTCCCGCGCTGCGCGCGCTGCAGGAGAAGGGTGTGGTGCGGGCGGTGGGTATCACCGGCTACCCCCTGCCCGCGCTGGTTTCCGTCGCCGGGCGCGCGCCCGTCGACACGGTCCTCTCCTACTGCCACTACACACTGCAATGTCGGACGCTGGCCGCGCGCATACCGTTCTTCGCCGACCGCGGTATCGGCGTGCTCAACGCGTCGCCGTTGAGCATGGGCCTGCTCACCGAGGCCGGTCCGCCGGACTGGCACCCCGCGCCGGCCGCGTTGCGGGCAGCCTGCGCGGAGGCCGCCGCGTTCTGCCGCCGGGAGGGCACGGACCTCGCCCGCCTCGCGCTGCAGTTCGCGGTGACGCTTCCCGGCGTGGCGTCCACGATCGTCGGTGCGGTCGATCCGGAGAGCGTCACCCGGAACGTGGCGTGGGCTTCCGAGCCGCTCGACACCGAGCTGCTGCGGGCCGTCGAGGCGATCCTCGGCGATGCGCTCGACGTCGAATGGCCGGTCGGACGCCCGGAGAACTCATGA
- a CDS encoding amidohydrolase family protein yields MTIVDAHQHLWNPATTDYPWLTPDLTVLDRVFTQSDVAGELRAAGVDLTVLVQAADNVADTENMLREAALDPSIAGVVAWAPLTRPDDAAALLDRWAATPIVGIRHMIHRDPDPKWLLRADVADGLRLLAERGLTFDVCAETPELLAQVPALAAAHPTLTLIVDHLGKPPIRERGWQPWASLLRDAAAAPNVVAKVSGLNTAAEEGWSAASFQPYVDHALEVFGPDRLMYGGDWPFALLAADSYTQIATALFDAIPATARDAVLGATAARIYRLPPER; encoded by the coding sequence ATGACGATCGTCGACGCCCACCAGCACCTGTGGAACCCGGCGACCACCGACTACCCGTGGCTCACCCCGGACCTGACCGTGCTCGACCGGGTGTTCACGCAGTCCGACGTCGCCGGGGAGCTGCGCGCGGCCGGTGTCGATCTCACCGTGCTGGTGCAGGCGGCGGACAACGTCGCCGACACCGAGAACATGCTCCGCGAGGCCGCGCTCGACCCGTCGATCGCGGGCGTCGTCGCCTGGGCCCCGCTCACCCGGCCGGACGACGCCGCCGCGCTGCTCGACCGCTGGGCCGCCACACCGATCGTCGGCATCCGGCACATGATCCACCGGGATCCGGATCCGAAGTGGCTGCTCCGGGCCGACGTCGCCGACGGGCTTCGGTTGCTCGCCGAGCGCGGTCTGACGTTCGACGTCTGCGCGGAGACGCCGGAGTTGCTGGCGCAGGTCCCGGCGCTCGCCGCGGCCCACCCGACGCTGACGCTGATCGTCGACCACCTGGGCAAGCCGCCGATCCGCGAGCGCGGCTGGCAACCCTGGGCCTCGTTGCTGCGGGACGCCGCTGCCGCGCCGAACGTCGTCGCCAAGGTCTCCGGGCTGAACACCGCTGCCGAGGAGGGCTGGAGCGCGGCGAGCTTCCAGCCGTACGTCGACCACGCGCTCGAGGTGTTCGGGCCGGACCGGCTGATGTACGGCGGTGACTGGCCGTTCGCCCTGCTGGCCGCAGACTCCTACACGCAGATCGCGACGGCCCTGTTCGACGCGATCCCCGCTACCGCCCGGGACGCCGTCCTCGGCGCCACCGCTGCCCGGATCTACCGCCTCCCACCAGAGCGCTGA
- a CDS encoding sugar ABC transporter substrate-binding protein, with the protein MLRLLVVAVAATALAACNSAEGGASGDDPVIGSDYPRSDTDFWNAYVRYTPDEAKKLGITNLKTTNSENDIAKLTANVQTLLSQGSKGIVMAPQDTAAVAPTLAQLESKKIPVVTIDTRPDTGKVFMVVRADNRAYGEKSCHFLGTKLKGKGKVVMLMGDVASINGRDRTEAFNDCMKKNYPGITVFAEPSKWDGATAANQLQTRLAAHPDIKGIYMQASFALSGTLQVLKQRGLLVPPTDPKHVFIVSNDGIPEELKDIEAGQIDATVSQPADLYAKYGLYYVQQAIAGKTFEPGPTDHGSTIIKVRDGVLEDQLAAPLVTLDGATINGEKTLRFDDKSLWGNNVS; encoded by the coding sequence ATGCTTCGTCTTTTAGTAGTGGCCGTCGCGGCGACCGCGCTCGCCGCCTGCAACTCCGCCGAAGGGGGCGCGTCCGGCGATGACCCCGTCATCGGCTCCGACTACCCCCGTTCGGACACCGACTTCTGGAACGCCTACGTCCGCTACACGCCGGACGAGGCCAAGAAGCTCGGCATCACCAACCTCAAGACCACCAACTCCGAGAACGACATCGCGAAGCTCACCGCGAACGTGCAGACGCTGCTCAGCCAGGGTTCCAAGGGCATCGTGATGGCACCGCAGGACACCGCAGCCGTCGCCCCGACGCTCGCTCAGCTGGAGAGCAAGAAGATCCCGGTCGTCACGATCGACACCCGCCCGGACACCGGCAAGGTGTTCATGGTCGTGCGCGCCGACAACCGCGCCTACGGCGAGAAGTCCTGCCACTTCCTCGGCACGAAGCTGAAGGGCAAGGGCAAGGTCGTCATGCTGATGGGCGATGTCGCCTCGATCAACGGCCGCGACCGGACCGAGGCCTTCAACGACTGCATGAAGAAGAACTACCCGGGCATCACGGTCTTCGCGGAACCGTCGAAGTGGGACGGCGCCACCGCAGCCAACCAGCTGCAGACCCGGCTCGCCGCTCACCCGGACATCAAGGGCATCTACATGCAGGCGAGCTTCGCGCTCTCCGGCACGCTCCAGGTGCTCAAGCAGCGCGGCCTGCTGGTTCCGCCGACCGACCCGAAGCACGTGTTCATCGTCTCCAACGACGGCATCCCCGAGGAGCTCAAGGACATCGAGGCCGGTCAGATCGACGCCACGGTCTCCCAGCCCGCAGACCTCTACGCGAAGTACGGCCTGTACTACGTGCAGCAGGCGATCGCGGGCAAGACGTTCGAGCCCGGCCCGACCGACCACGGCAGCACGATCATCAAGGTCCGTGACGGTGTGCTCGAGGACCAGCTCGCCGCCCCGCTGGTGACCCTCGACGGGGCCACCATCAACGGCGAGAAGACGCTCCGCTTCGACGACAAGAGCCTCTGGGGCAACAATGTCAGCTGA
- a CDS encoding L-talarate/galactarate dehydratase, which produces MISEVALSSVTLPLKNPISDAKVFTGRQRPMAEVAFLFAEVRTDDGHEGIGFSYSKRAGGPAQFAHAREVAPDLIGEDPNDIGRLWAKLVWAGASVGRSGASTQAIAAIDVALWDLKAKRAGLSLAKLLGAYRGSVRCYDTSGGFLHAPIEQVLESTSAARAAGIGGVKIKVGHPSAAIDLARVAAVREHLGDDVPLMVDANQQWDRPTALRMGRALEEFGLVWIEEPLDAYDAAGHAELAAALDTPIASGEMLTSVAEHVGMLDAVDVIQPDAPRIGGITQFLRLAALAEHAHLTLAPHFAMELHVHLAAAYPYEPWVEHFDWLYPLFEERLEISDGRIVVPERPGLGVTLSEQARAWTVDRAVIT; this is translated from the coding sequence ATGATCAGCGAAGTCGCGCTGTCGTCGGTGACGCTGCCGCTGAAGAACCCGATCAGCGACGCCAAGGTGTTCACCGGGCGCCAACGTCCGATGGCCGAGGTCGCGTTCCTGTTCGCCGAGGTCCGCACCGACGACGGCCACGAGGGCATCGGTTTCAGCTACAGCAAGCGGGCAGGCGGCCCCGCGCAGTTCGCCCACGCCCGCGAGGTGGCCCCCGACCTGATCGGCGAGGATCCGAACGACATCGGACGGCTGTGGGCCAAGCTGGTCTGGGCCGGTGCGTCGGTGGGCCGCAGTGGCGCGTCGACGCAGGCGATCGCGGCGATCGACGTCGCGCTGTGGGACCTGAAAGCCAAACGCGCCGGCCTGTCGCTGGCGAAGCTGCTCGGCGCGTATCGGGGCTCGGTCCGCTGCTACGACACGTCCGGCGGGTTCCTGCACGCCCCGATCGAGCAGGTGCTCGAGAGCACCAGCGCGGCCCGCGCGGCCGGGATCGGCGGCGTCAAGATCAAGGTGGGTCACCCGTCTGCGGCGATCGATCTCGCCCGGGTCGCTGCGGTCCGCGAACACCTGGGGGACGACGTCCCGCTGATGGTCGACGCGAATCAGCAGTGGGACCGGCCGACCGCTCTGCGGATGGGCCGTGCGCTCGAGGAGTTCGGTCTGGTCTGGATCGAGGAGCCGCTCGACGCGTACGACGCCGCCGGGCACGCGGAACTCGCGGCCGCCCTCGACACACCGATCGCGTCCGGCGAGATGCTGACCAGCGTCGCGGAGCACGTCGGAATGCTCGATGCGGTCGACGTCATCCAGCCGGACGCGCCACGGATCGGCGGCATCACCCAGTTCCTCCGCCTCGCCGCGCTCGCCGAGCACGCGCACCTCACGCTCGCGCCGCACTTCGCGATGGAGCTCCACGTCCACCTCGCGGCCGCGTACCCGTACGAACCCTGGGTCGAGCACTTCGACTGGTTGTATCCGCTGTTCGAGGAACGGTTGGAGATCAGCGACGGCAGGATCGTGGTGCCGGAGCGACCCGGCCTCGGCGTGACGCTCAGCGAGCAGGCTCGTGCCTGGACCGTGGATCGGGCGGTGATCACATGA
- a CDS encoding sugar ABC transporter ATP-binding protein, translating into MSAESLVEAAHVTKRYGTTVALRDAGIVVRAGATHALVGRNGAGKSTLVSILTGLQAPDEGTVTFEGSPAPPLTDRDAWRRRVACVYQKSTIIPELTVAENLFLNRHPGRLIRWSALRRNAAELLATWDVEVDVTRPAGDLTVEQRQLVEIARALSYDARLIILDEPTAQLDGPAINRLFDRMRGLQERGVTFLFISHHLEEIYRVCDEVTVFRDAQHIVTGPVSQLPPAELVAAMTGDATALTERASRPPLPDGTPAVLEVDDLDGVTFTVRAGEVVGLAGGGGSGKKEIAETIVGLRRPHTGTVRISGAPLKPGSVPASLAAGVGLVPQDRHHQGFVPDLSIAENLTMTVPRRLGRFGTISRKRRDRLAHTLIDELAVKTPGPELPVSALSGGNQQKVVMGRALANDPKLLVLIQPTAGVDVRSKETLLGVVDKVREGGAGVLVASDELDDLRTCDRVLVLFQGRQVAEFGSDWSDHDLVAAMEGIAVDDH; encoded by the coding sequence ATGTCAGCTGAGTCCCTCGTCGAGGCGGCTCACGTCACCAAGCGCTACGGAACCACGGTGGCGCTGCGCGACGCCGGGATCGTCGTCCGGGCCGGCGCCACCCACGCCCTCGTCGGGCGCAACGGCGCCGGTAAGTCCACGCTGGTCAGCATCCTCACCGGGCTCCAAGCCCCGGACGAGGGCACGGTCACGTTCGAAGGCTCGCCCGCCCCGCCGCTGACCGATCGTGACGCCTGGCGGCGGCGCGTGGCCTGCGTCTATCAGAAGTCGACGATCATCCCCGAGCTGACCGTCGCGGAGAACCTGTTCCTCAACCGGCACCCGGGACGGCTGATCCGGTGGTCGGCGCTCCGCCGGAACGCCGCGGAGCTGCTCGCGACCTGGGACGTCGAGGTCGACGTCACCCGGCCGGCCGGCGACCTGACCGTGGAGCAGCGCCAGCTCGTCGAGATCGCCAGGGCGCTGTCGTACGACGCCCGGCTGATCATCCTCGACGAGCCGACCGCCCAGCTGGACGGCCCGGCGATCAACCGGCTGTTCGACCGGATGCGTGGCCTGCAGGAACGCGGCGTCACGTTCCTGTTCATCAGCCACCACCTGGAGGAGATCTACCGGGTCTGCGACGAGGTGACCGTGTTCCGGGACGCCCAGCACATCGTCACCGGGCCGGTCTCCCAGCTGCCACCGGCCGAGCTGGTCGCGGCGATGACCGGTGACGCCACCGCGCTGACCGAGCGGGCGTCGCGGCCGCCGCTGCCGGACGGCACCCCGGCCGTCCTCGAGGTCGACGACCTCGACGGCGTCACGTTCACGGTGCGGGCCGGCGAGGTGGTCGGCCTCGCCGGTGGCGGTGGCAGCGGCAAGAAGGAGATCGCCGAGACGATCGTCGGCCTCCGGCGGCCGCACACCGGCACGGTGAGGATCAGCGGCGCCCCGCTGAAGCCCGGCAGCGTTCCGGCGTCGCTCGCCGCCGGTGTCGGGCTGGTGCCGCAGGACCGCCACCACCAGGGGTTTGTCCCCGATCTGTCGATCGCGGAGAACCTCACGATGACGGTGCCGCGGCGGCTCGGCCGGTTCGGGACGATCTCCCGCAAGCGCCGTGACCGGCTCGCCCACACGCTGATCGACGAGCTGGCGGTGAAAACGCCCGGCCCGGAGCTTCCGGTCTCCGCGCTCTCCGGCGGGAACCAGCAGAAGGTCGTGATGGGCCGTGCGCTGGCCAACGACCCGAAGCTGCTGGTGCTCATCCAGCCGACGGCCGGGGTCGACGTCCGCTCGAAGGAGACGCTGCTCGGCGTCGTCGACAAGGTGCGCGAGGGCGGCGCCGGCGTGCTCGTCGCGTCCGACGAGCTCGACGACCTCCGCACCTGCGACCGGGTGCTCGTGCTGTTCCAGGGCCGCCAGGTGGCCGAGTTCGGAAGCGATTGGAGCGACCACGACCTGGTCGCTGCCATGGAAGGGATCGCAGTCGATGACCACTGA